The Microbulbifer hydrolyticus genome has a segment encoding these proteins:
- a CDS encoding endo-1,4-beta-xylanase yields the protein MAITLFGGGAKGALAACEYTLENSWGSGFVASVHVTNDSTQSVDNWQVQWQYSGDNRIVHHWSAELSGSNPYTASNAAWNGTLQPGQTAVFGFQGTANGNVEIPQVTGSLCDGGSSSGGSSSSSSSSSSSSSSSSSSSSSSSSGSSSSSGSSSSSSSSGSSSGSSSGGSAEHLYSLASFPVGVAVSAGNENRSFLSIAEKQSSIAQHFNQLTAGNIMKMSYLHPQENTYDFANADQMVNWAETNGLGVHGHTFIWHSDYQIPSWMNSYSGDFESMMDDHVTTIAEHFAGRVESWDVVNEAIDENQSNCYRNSLFYQRLGSSYIANAFRAADAADPQADLYYNDYDTEGGNSNKLNCLLQIVDDLQANNVPIDGVGFQMHVQIDWPSTSQMRSAFQAIVDRGLKVKITELDVPVNNPYASTPFPQYTSYTPEVAALQKARYKSIVETYMDVVPPQQRGGISVWGLWDGDSWLLDFDNRQGVDDWPLLFGGPANGPYEEKAAFDGVAEALLGQ from the coding sequence ATGGCCATTACACTGTTCGGCGGCGGCGCCAAGGGCGCCCTTGCCGCCTGCGAGTACACGCTGGAGAACAGCTGGGGCTCCGGCTTCGTTGCCAGCGTGCACGTCACCAATGACTCGACGCAGAGCGTCGACAACTGGCAGGTACAGTGGCAGTACAGTGGCGACAACCGCATTGTGCATCACTGGAGTGCTGAACTCAGCGGTAGCAACCCCTATACCGCCAGTAATGCTGCATGGAATGGCACCCTGCAACCGGGCCAGACCGCGGTGTTTGGTTTCCAGGGCACCGCCAATGGCAACGTCGAGATCCCACAGGTCACCGGCAGCCTGTGTGACGGCGGCTCCTCTTCCGGTGGCTCCTCAAGCTCCAGCAGCTCATCCTCAAGCAGCTCCTCGTCGAGCAGTTCATCCTCAAGTAGCTCATCCAGCGGATCATCTTCCAGCTCCGGCAGCTCATCGAGCAGCAGCTCTTCTGGCAGTTCGTCTGGCAGTTCTTCCGGCGGTTCAGCCGAGCATCTGTACAGCCTGGCGTCTTTCCCTGTCGGGGTCGCCGTATCGGCGGGCAATGAAAACCGGAGCTTCCTGAGCATCGCTGAAAAGCAAAGCTCAATTGCCCAGCACTTTAATCAGCTCACCGCTGGCAACATCATGAAGATGAGCTATCTGCACCCCCAGGAGAATACCTATGATTTCGCCAATGCGGATCAGATGGTCAACTGGGCAGAAACCAATGGCCTCGGGGTGCACGGACATACCTTTATCTGGCACTCGGACTACCAGATACCCTCGTGGATGAACAGCTACAGCGGCGACTTCGAGAGCATGATGGATGACCATGTCACCACCATTGCCGAGCATTTCGCCGGGCGGGTGGAAAGCTGGGATGTAGTGAATGAGGCCATCGACGAGAACCAGTCCAACTGCTACCGCAACTCCCTGTTCTACCAGCGCCTCGGCAGCAGCTATATCGCCAACGCCTTCCGCGCGGCGGACGCGGCAGACCCGCAGGCCGACCTCTACTACAACGACTATGACACCGAGGGTGGTAACAGCAACAAGCTGAACTGCCTGCTGCAAATCGTGGATGACCTGCAGGCAAACAATGTGCCCATCGACGGCGTCGGCTTCCAGATGCATGTGCAGATCGACTGGCCCTCAACCTCGCAGATGCGCAGCGCCTTCCAGGCCATCGTGGACCGCGGGCTGAAGGTGAAAATCACCGAACTGGATGTACCGGTGAACAACCCCTACGCCTCCACCCCCTTCCCGCAGTACACCAGCTACACCCCGGAAGTGGCCGCGCTGCAAAAGGCCCGCTACAAGTCCATCGTGGAAACGTACATGGATGTGGTTCCACCGCAGCAACGTGGCGGGATTTCCGTGTGGGGGCTATGGGATGGCGACAGCTGGCTGCTCGATTTCGACAACCGCCAGGGTGTGGACGACTGGCCGCTGCTGTTCGGTGGTCCGGCCAATGGCCCTTACGAAGAGAAGGCAGCCTTTGACGGCGTAGCCGAGGCTCTGCTGGGGCAGTAA
- a CDS encoding helix-turn-helix domain-containing protein has translation MNQVLFNFHDVVLLMTAMQCLFFAALLLATNTKRQPSTYFLAAFLFAHAFIPVHELVLWGAEFKFKVREMLPQVYFLGGFAYYLDGMLLFFCVKSLIFRDFKLRPRDGVHLLPFVFALVYMSAVFFRLPLEQRLELINSESLVYGWHYVLVEFLCKGLRVAYCLWSLLLIVNYTHRLKSTHSNVEKVDVAWIKFLVAGFMLVMLMEVVLSIAKMFSLYQHYDLGVFEKIGLTGYYTVFMLVNLLVFTGVRYFASFESVRAPEKARKIASEQVCNPALAEEIDRKMRAGKWYLQPDVTIDVLADSLGIPTRDLSMMINRHFQVNFYEFINRYRIEEAMRLLRSVEAEGKTITDIYLEVGFNSKSVFNTFFKKAAGMTPSQYRRADAIPETA, from the coding sequence ATGAATCAGGTCCTGTTTAACTTCCACGATGTCGTGCTGTTGATGACGGCGATGCAATGCCTGTTCTTTGCGGCGCTGCTGTTAGCGACAAATACCAAAAGACAGCCGAGCACCTACTTTCTCGCGGCCTTTCTGTTCGCCCATGCGTTTATTCCGGTACACGAGCTGGTGCTGTGGGGTGCGGAGTTCAAGTTCAAGGTGCGGGAGATGCTGCCACAAGTGTATTTCCTCGGTGGCTTTGCTTATTACCTGGATGGGATGCTGCTGTTCTTCTGTGTGAAGTCCCTGATCTTCCGCGACTTCAAGTTGCGCCCGAGAGACGGCGTGCACCTGCTGCCGTTTGTATTTGCGCTTGTCTATATGAGCGCGGTGTTCTTCCGACTGCCACTTGAACAGCGTCTGGAATTGATCAACAGCGAAAGCCTGGTCTACGGCTGGCATTACGTGCTGGTGGAATTCCTGTGCAAAGGGCTGCGGGTGGCCTATTGCCTGTGGTCGCTGCTATTGATCGTGAATTACACCCACCGCCTGAAAAGTACCCACTCCAACGTGGAAAAGGTGGATGTGGCGTGGATCAAGTTCCTGGTTGCCGGATTTATGCTAGTGATGCTGATGGAAGTGGTGCTGAGTATTGCCAAGATGTTTAGCCTGTATCAGCACTACGATCTGGGTGTGTTCGAGAAAATCGGACTTACCGGTTATTACACGGTGTTCATGTTGGTGAACCTGCTGGTATTTACCGGCGTGCGTTACTTTGCCAGTTTCGAGTCGGTGCGGGCGCCGGAGAAGGCGCGCAAGATCGCCAGTGAGCAGGTGTGCAATCCCGCATTGGCGGAAGAGATCGATCGCAAGATGCGTGCGGGCAAGTGGTATCTGCAGCCGGATGTCACCATCGATGTCCTTGCCGATAGCCTGGGAATCCCCACCCGTGACCTGTCGATGATGATCAACCGGCACTTTCAAGTGAACTTTTATGAGTTCATCAACCGCTACCGGATTGAAGAGGCGATGCGCCTGTTGCGCAGCGTCGAAGCGGAAGGGAAGACAATTACCGATATTTATCTGGAGGTAGGCTTCAATAGTAAGTCGGTGTTCAATACCTTCTTCAAGAAAGCGGCGGGAATGACGCCCTCCCAGTACCGCAGGGCAGACGCCATTCCTGAAACAGCGTAG
- a CDS encoding glycoside hydrolase family 3 N-terminal domain-containing protein — MKKHPICIGVMAGLLSLAVNLPLHAANETAASVSLQQQDTIETRIQNLLAQMSTREKIGQLALRDWGTFQAADMKAIKQAVREGRVGGFLNVNFSSVDKNAFEELQRIAVEESPLGIPLLFGQDVIHGYETIFPIPLGQAASWNPDLIRQGARVAAQEASADGIRWTFAPMIDISRDPRWGRIAETLGEDPYLTSTLGVAMVEGFQTDNLADPTSLAACGKHFAGYGAAEGGRDYNSAYIPERLLRDIYLPPFKAGIDAGMQSIMSTYSTLNDVPGTGSPFLFKQILRDEWGFDGFVVSDWNAVMEMIPHGFARDAKHAATLAANAGIDMEMHTDTYDQYLPQLMDEGKFSEAQLDTAVANILRVKLRLDLWNHPYPRAKSEAEREQIIRNDQFLNAAKEAAKETFVLLKNDRQLLPLKKDQTVAVIGPLAEAAHDQLGTWIYNGDKKHSRTLLPALREMVGDQGKIIFAEGLTYSRDTSTDGFKAALKAAKKADVILYVGGEEAILSGEGHSRGDIRLPGAQAELIAALSKTDKPLAMVLLAGRPLQLDKTLQQADAVMMAWHPGTMAGPALAEVLYGETSPSGRLPLSWPVGAGQIPIYYNHLATGRPATDDNYTRIDKIGREVFQHQPGNSSNQLDYGHKPQFPFGYGLTYSQFEYRDLVLSNTNLDGNGQLTISATIANTGKATATETAQLYVRDLVGSVSRPVRELKGFERVTLAPGESRRVNFTLNADQLAFHNAQMQAVVEPGEYRVWIAPDAASGLEGVFTLH; from the coding sequence ATGAAAAAGCATCCAATCTGTATTGGCGTTATGGCCGGGCTTCTATCGCTCGCGGTCAATCTGCCACTTCACGCCGCCAATGAAACTGCTGCATCCGTCTCACTGCAGCAACAGGACACGATAGAAACCCGAATCCAAAACCTGCTCGCGCAGATGTCGACCCGGGAAAAAATTGGCCAGCTGGCGTTACGCGACTGGGGCACATTCCAGGCCGCGGATATGAAGGCCATCAAGCAGGCCGTGCGCGAGGGGCGTGTGGGTGGTTTCCTGAACGTGAACTTCAGCTCCGTCGACAAAAATGCCTTTGAGGAGCTGCAGCGCATCGCGGTAGAAGAAAGCCCGCTCGGTATCCCGCTGCTGTTTGGCCAGGATGTGATTCATGGCTACGAAACCATCTTTCCGATCCCCCTTGGCCAGGCCGCCAGCTGGAACCCGGACCTGATCCGTCAGGGCGCACGCGTCGCCGCCCAGGAGGCCAGCGCCGACGGTATCCGCTGGACGTTCGCGCCGATGATCGATATCAGCCGCGACCCGCGCTGGGGCCGCATCGCCGAGACTCTGGGCGAAGACCCGTATCTCACCTCCACCCTGGGCGTCGCCATGGTCGAGGGCTTCCAGACCGACAACCTCGCCGACCCCACCAGTCTCGCCGCCTGTGGTAAACACTTCGCCGGCTACGGCGCCGCCGAAGGCGGGCGCGATTACAACAGCGCCTATATTCCCGAGCGCCTGCTGCGCGATATCTACCTGCCGCCGTTCAAGGCCGGAATCGACGCTGGCATGCAGAGCATCATGAGCACCTACAGTACCCTCAACGATGTGCCAGGCACCGGCAGCCCGTTCCTGTTCAAACAGATCCTGCGGGACGAGTGGGGCTTCGACGGTTTCGTGGTGAGCGACTGGAACGCGGTGATGGAAATGATTCCCCACGGATTCGCCCGCGACGCCAAGCACGCGGCCACCCTCGCCGCCAACGCCGGCATCGATATGGAAATGCATACCGATACCTACGACCAGTACTTGCCGCAGCTGATGGACGAGGGCAAATTCTCCGAGGCCCAGCTGGATACTGCGGTGGCGAATATTCTGCGGGTAAAACTGCGTCTGGATCTGTGGAACCACCCCTACCCCCGCGCCAAATCCGAAGCCGAGCGCGAGCAGATCATCCGCAACGACCAGTTCCTGAACGCTGCCAAAGAGGCCGCCAAGGAAACCTTTGTGCTGCTGAAAAATGACCGGCAACTGCTGCCCCTGAAGAAAGACCAGACCGTTGCCGTCATCGGCCCGCTGGCGGAAGCCGCCCACGACCAGCTCGGCACCTGGATTTACAACGGTGACAAAAAACACTCCCGCACGCTGTTGCCGGCACTGCGCGAAATGGTCGGCGACCAGGGCAAGATTATTTTCGCCGAAGGCCTGACATACAGCCGCGATACCAGCACCGATGGCTTCAAAGCCGCGCTAAAAGCGGCGAAAAAAGCCGATGTAATTCTGTACGTGGGCGGCGAAGAAGCCATTCTTTCCGGTGAAGGGCACAGCCGTGGCGACATCCGCTTGCCCGGCGCCCAGGCTGAGCTGATTGCGGCGCTATCAAAAACCGACAAGCCTCTGGCGATGGTGCTGCTGGCTGGCCGCCCGCTGCAGCTGGACAAGACCCTGCAACAGGCGGACGCGGTGATGATGGCCTGGCACCCCGGTACCATGGCGGGGCCGGCACTGGCCGAGGTGCTGTACGGCGAGACCTCGCCCTCCGGGCGCCTGCCGCTGTCGTGGCCGGTGGGCGCAGGTCAAATCCCGATCTACTACAACCATCTCGCCACCGGCCGCCCCGCTACGGACGACAACTACACGCGCATCGACAAGATCGGGCGCGAAGTATTTCAGCACCAGCCGGGCAACTCCTCCAACCAGCTGGACTACGGCCACAAACCGCAGTTTCCGTTCGGTTACGGCCTGACCTACAGCCAGTTCGAGTACCGCGACCTGGTGCTCAGCAACACCAATCTGGACGGCAATGGCCAGCTGACCATCTCCGCCACCATCGCCAATACCGGCAAGGCGACCGCCACCGAAACCGCACAGCTGTATGTGCGCGACCTGGTGGGCAGTGTGTCGCGGCCAGTGCGCGAACTGAAAGGCTTCGAACGTGTCACCCTCGCCCCCGGTGAATCCCGCAGGGTGAACTTCACCCTGAATGCCGACCAATTGGCGTTCCACAATGCGCAGATGCAGGCGGTGGTCGAACCCGGCGAGTACCGCGTATGGATAGCCCCCGACGCGGCGTCCGGTCTCGAGGGTGTATTTACCTTGCACTGA
- a CDS encoding carbohydrate-binding protein, whose protein sequence is MMRYNTLRGLGSLLTLLVFLSPLSSVEKAQAQYLHTDGTEIVDGNGDPVQLNGINLGNWLLWEGYLMMGDFNYRTHTQFLNSLADTFGSMAQAKEFEHQWRLNYVTEREIADLKSLGFNTVRVPFHYNLFWENGQLSDHGFQYFDRLIDYCRTHGVYVLLDMHAAPGYQNPGDHSDNVDSNAGQPRDSVKFWDGNNVQIASQVWRHIADRYKNEPVIWGYDLINEPVPQAGREYELLPSLIAMRNAIREVDNNHAIIAEGSWWASDMQKIDWTDSDTQTNTGISARWDHNLVYQTHHYVFGNAGWIADLYPRADRTNAMGVPLILGEYGEDNNDIIRQLTDWSTGNIAGQFPWSFKKMSHDRTLWTIAPNSIYSQVVNYINHGGTPPANAYAGMIDFAKNNIGNGASNVSWHQGFYDAIKTSGGNTPPPQTGCDSANSQVAGRIEGESYCAMSGIQLEDTSDNGGGQNVGWTDSGDWMEYRVDVPASGEYTLTYRIASTANTGEIRFQSDGATLATTSLPNTGGWQSWQSINTSLNLSAGNQILRLEVAGPGFNLNWFELEMRTEEPVDPNEPTTGDIANGEYQIRNLASGLLLGVVDNSTSNGGNVIQGGSQSWQVTVLADGTYRLENSYSGLALDVQDVSNSNGANIQQWEYGGGDNQHWIIEPVNGSQFRILSVLSGKSLDVQDGSTSAGGNIQQWSYHGGDNQLWLFEN, encoded by the coding sequence ATGATGAGATATAACACCCTGCGCGGGCTGGGCAGTCTATTGACGCTGCTCGTGTTTCTGTCCCCACTATCCTCCGTGGAAAAGGCCCAGGCCCAGTATCTGCACACCGACGGTACCGAAATCGTCGATGGCAATGGTGACCCGGTCCAACTCAACGGTATCAACCTCGGCAACTGGCTGCTGTGGGAGGGCTACCTGATGATGGGGGACTTCAACTACCGCACCCATACCCAGTTCCTCAACAGCCTCGCGGATACCTTCGGCAGCATGGCACAGGCGAAGGAGTTCGAGCACCAGTGGCGGCTGAACTATGTGACCGAGCGGGAGATCGCCGACCTGAAAAGTCTCGGCTTTAATACGGTACGGGTGCCTTTCCACTACAACCTGTTCTGGGAGAACGGCCAGCTGTCCGATCATGGCTTTCAGTATTTTGACCGGCTGATCGACTACTGCCGTACCCATGGCGTCTACGTATTGCTGGATATGCACGCGGCCCCTGGTTACCAGAACCCCGGCGACCACAGTGATAACGTCGATTCCAACGCCGGCCAGCCCCGGGACTCGGTCAAGTTCTGGGACGGCAACAACGTCCAGATCGCCAGCCAGGTGTGGCGCCATATCGCCGATCGCTACAAAAACGAGCCGGTAATCTGGGGCTACGATCTGATCAACGAACCCGTGCCACAGGCAGGGCGAGAATATGAGCTGCTGCCCTCACTGATCGCCATGCGCAACGCCATTCGCGAGGTCGACAACAACCACGCAATTATCGCCGAGGGTAGCTGGTGGGCGTCAGACATGCAGAAGATCGACTGGACTGACAGCGATACCCAGACCAATACCGGCATCAGCGCGCGCTGGGACCACAACCTCGTGTACCAGACCCACCACTATGTGTTCGGCAACGCCGGATGGATCGCCGACCTCTACCCGCGCGCGGACCGCACCAATGCCATGGGTGTGCCGCTGATCCTTGGCGAGTATGGGGAAGACAACAACGACATTATCCGCCAGCTCACGGACTGGTCCACGGGCAACATCGCCGGCCAGTTCCCCTGGTCGTTCAAAAAGATGAGTCACGACCGCACCCTGTGGACCATCGCACCCAACAGCATCTACAGCCAGGTGGTGAACTATATCAACCACGGCGGTACCCCGCCGGCCAATGCCTACGCCGGCATGATCGACTTCGCCAAGAACAACATCGGTAACGGCGCCAGTAATGTGAGCTGGCATCAGGGCTTCTACGATGCGATCAAAACCAGCGGTGGCAATACCCCGCCGCCACAGACGGGCTGTGATAGTGCCAACTCACAGGTGGCTGGTCGTATCGAAGGGGAAAGCTACTGCGCCATGTCCGGCATCCAACTGGAGGACACCAGCGACAACGGCGGTGGCCAGAATGTAGGCTGGACCGATTCCGGCGACTGGATGGAGTACCGGGTCGACGTACCAGCAAGCGGTGAATACACGCTTACCTACCGCATCGCCAGCACCGCCAACACGGGTGAGATCCGCTTCCAGAGCGACGGCGCTACCCTGGCCACTACCAGTCTGCCCAATACCGGCGGCTGGCAGAGCTGGCAGTCCATCAATACCTCGCTCAACCTGAGCGCGGGCAACCAGATTCTGCGGCTGGAAGTGGCCGGCCCCGGCTTCAACCTCAACTGGTTTGAACTGGAGATGCGCACTGAAGAACCGGTCGATCCGAATGAGCCAACGACAGGTGACATTGCCAATGGCGAATACCAGATTCGCAACCTGGCCAGCGGCCTGCTGCTCGGGGTAGTAGACAACTCCACCAGCAATGGCGGCAATGTCATTCAGGGCGGCAGCCAGTCCTGGCAGGTTACCGTATTGGCAGATGGCACCTACCGGCTGGAGAACAGTTACAGCGGCCTCGCTCTGGATGTGCAGGATGTCTCTAACAGCAACGGTGCCAATATCCAGCAGTGGGAGTACGGCGGCGGCGACAACCAGCACTGGATCATTGAACCGGTGAACGGCAGCCAGTTCCGCATTCTTTCCGTACTGAGCGGCAAGTCGCTGGATGTGCAGGACGGCTCCACCAGTGCCGGCGGCAACATCCAGCAGTGGAGCTACCACGGTGGCGACAACCAGCTATGGCTGTTTGAAAACTAA
- a CDS encoding TonB-dependent receptor: MKRLHKPLALSIALVNSGWALAQEAPEDSQDTNYLATNALEEVTVTATKRETNLMETPISITAFSQEKLDREGLTNIKDMAQMVPNMEISMDSSQTAPVVAMRGVRSTNITELGDPSVGLHLDGIYSPRPQGAMALMFDVERVEAMRGPQGTLFGRNSTVGNVNIISKRPDFNEFDASIGIEAGRWNHQQTRGMINIPVSETLALRASFMQETRDSYLNGYYDPNQWDVRYLPEEIQNAPVYTGADEDRSLRQRERWGDGEVQELVKADPSDFYNNSDQYAFRVSALWEPSEALSWMLAYEQFQDNSAGGADTLNCDMAAKRIRKDGDGNYLDADGNISAVPVPGQLGCESVYGPGADDFTVNVSVPGFLDLSIDSVRSNLSWDLSDEIALVYNAGWAEQVRSQHSDQDRGITGWDMSIFFRDATFTSQSHEVQLQSTGSGPLQWIAGAFYFEEDNNMQGGWINSGQNADYWNQPARTLKSQAFFTQGTYAVTDQLNLTLGARYTEDTKQDVGGHNMTCNGDTINPQTGERCFPAWDRDAFNQLPTDYFDDSSIYTIVSNNQTKGSWDFTNYRVGLDYIVNDDLMVFGYVANGFKSGGIGDVFVEYEQDPLTAEYPLDGNGDRIVKQRHQNTYDPEVVTTYELGTKGTFFDGSLNLMATLFYSDYEDMQAASAKGIFPYYVEERDEQTGELTGEITTETQTVFQTANIGNAAIKGLEVEFDWAPIENGRFDGYLTWLDTEITSDFIYHWDFAATDLFEVDHGAATNPDNDAMKVNLKGNELAASPKLSAKLNYTHTFRFNNGFAIIPHLSYYWRDKSYHSFQNVDKHYDVFATETPDAFSDVRPAFHSVNSTLKLEAPDNQWNVEAFVYNLTDQKETYWAGGGDGVIKGPVSMPRFYGIRGNYNF, translated from the coding sequence ATGAAGAGATTACACAAGCCTCTGGCGCTCTCCATTGCGCTGGTGAACTCCGGTTGGGCACTGGCCCAGGAAGCCCCTGAAGATTCGCAAGACACCAACTACCTTGCGACCAATGCACTGGAAGAAGTCACCGTTACCGCCACCAAGCGCGAAACCAACCTGATGGAAACCCCGATTTCCATCACCGCCTTCAGCCAGGAAAAACTCGACCGCGAAGGCCTGACCAACATCAAGGACATGGCACAGATGGTGCCCAACATGGAAATCTCCATGGACTCCTCGCAGACGGCGCCGGTGGTGGCCATGCGCGGCGTGCGCTCCACCAACATCACCGAACTCGGCGATCCTTCAGTAGGCCTGCACCTGGACGGCATCTACTCGCCGCGGCCCCAGGGCGCCATGGCACTGATGTTTGACGTGGAGCGGGTGGAAGCCATGCGCGGCCCCCAGGGCACCCTGTTCGGGCGCAACTCCACCGTGGGCAACGTGAATATCATTTCCAAGCGCCCGGACTTCAACGAGTTCGACGCATCCATCGGCATTGAGGCCGGCCGCTGGAACCACCAGCAGACCCGCGGCATGATCAATATCCCGGTGAGTGAAACCCTCGCCCTGCGCGCTTCCTTTATGCAGGAAACCCGCGATTCCTACCTCAATGGCTACTACGACCCCAACCAGTGGGACGTGCGTTATCTGCCGGAAGAAATTCAGAATGCTCCGGTCTACACCGGCGCCGATGAAGACCGCAGCCTGCGCCAGCGCGAGCGCTGGGGTGACGGCGAAGTGCAGGAACTGGTCAAGGCCGACCCATCGGATTTCTATAACAACTCCGACCAGTACGCCTTCCGCGTGAGCGCCCTGTGGGAACCTTCTGAAGCACTCTCCTGGATGCTGGCCTACGAACAGTTCCAGGACAACAGCGCCGGCGGTGCCGATACCCTCAACTGTGACATGGCAGCCAAGCGCATTCGCAAAGATGGCGACGGCAACTATCTCGACGCCGACGGCAACATCTCCGCCGTCCCGGTACCCGGGCAGTTGGGCTGTGAAAGTGTTTACGGCCCTGGCGCCGACGACTTCACTGTCAACGTCAGCGTGCCCGGCTTCCTCGATCTCAGTATCGACTCGGTGCGCTCCAACCTGAGCTGGGATCTGTCTGACGAGATCGCCCTGGTGTACAACGCGGGCTGGGCGGAACAGGTGCGCTCGCAGCACTCCGACCAGGATCGTGGTATCACCGGCTGGGATATGTCGATCTTCTTCCGCGATGCCACCTTCACTTCCCAGTCTCACGAGGTGCAGCTGCAGTCCACCGGCTCCGGCCCGCTGCAGTGGATCGCCGGCGCCTTCTATTTTGAAGAAGACAACAACATGCAGGGTGGCTGGATCAACAGCGGCCAGAACGCGGACTACTGGAACCAGCCCGCGCGCACGCTTAAATCCCAGGCCTTCTTCACCCAGGGCACCTATGCGGTTACCGACCAGCTCAACCTGACCCTCGGTGCGCGCTACACCGAAGACACCAAGCAGGATGTGGGCGGCCACAACATGACCTGCAATGGCGACACCATTAACCCGCAGACCGGCGAACGCTGCTTCCCGGCATGGGATCGCGATGCGTTCAACCAGTTGCCGACAGACTACTTCGACGATTCCTCCATCTACACCATCGTCAGCAACAACCAGACCAAAGGCAGCTGGGACTTCACCAACTACCGGGTGGGCCTGGATTACATCGTCAATGACGACCTGATGGTGTTCGGCTACGTGGCCAACGGCTTCAAGTCCGGCGGTATCGGCGATGTGTTTGTGGAATACGAGCAGGATCCCCTCACCGCGGAATATCCCCTGGACGGCAACGGCGATCGCATCGTCAAGCAGCGCCACCAGAACACTTATGATCCAGAGGTGGTCACTACTTACGAGCTGGGTACCAAAGGCACCTTCTTTGATGGCAGCCTGAACCTGATGGCCACCCTCTTCTACAGCGACTATGAGGATATGCAGGCGGCCTCCGCCAAGGGCATCTTCCCCTACTATGTGGAAGAGCGGGATGAACAGACCGGTGAGCTGACTGGTGAAATCACCACTGAAACCCAGACCGTGTTCCAGACCGCCAATATTGGCAATGCCGCCATCAAGGGGCTGGAGGTCGAGTTTGACTGGGCGCCCATTGAGAATGGCCGCTTTGACGGTTACCTCACCTGGCTCGACACGGAAATCACCAGTGACTTCATTTACCACTGGGATTTTGCGGCTACCGACCTGTTTGAAGTGGACCACGGTGCGGCCACCAATCCCGACAACGATGCCATGAAGGTCAATCTAAAGGGTAACGAACTGGCCGCTTCGCCGAAGCTCAGCGCCAAGCTGAACTACACCCATACCTTCCGCTTCAACAACGGCTTCGCGATTATTCCTCACCTCAGCTACTACTGGCGTGACAAGTCGTACCACTCCTTCCAGAACGTGGATAAACACTACGACGTGTTCGCCACGGAAACCCCCGACGCCTTCAGCGATGTGCGCCCGGCATTCCACAGTGTGAACAGCACCCTGAAACTGGAAGCACCGGACAATCAGTGGAACGTGGAGGCCTTCGTCTACAACCTCACCGACCAGAAGGAAACCTACTGGGCCGGTGGTGGCGATGGCGTCATCAAGGGCCCGGTTTCCATGCCGCGCTTCTACGGCATCCGCGGCAACTACAACTTTTAA